The Gammaproteobacteria bacterium genome has a window encoding:
- a CDS encoding cytochrome oxidase assembly protein, with the protein MNSTTNDTQGSPRARLKLLGLTAVFAAPLLVAAVLYAFSDWLPLPAPVSNGELVSPPRTVKEFELQTLKGRRLTRGFLRSKWTLLYVGGSRCDLWCEASLFKIRQVRLSLGRDQSRVQRLFVLTDTRALRALRPLLRRHAGMTVAQAQSRNTLRSFGAHLSGTFFLVDPHGNLMMRYAPRATAKGLQQDLDHLLEASRIG; encoded by the coding sequence GTGAATAGTACAACGAACGATACGCAAGGCAGTCCACGTGCCCGCCTGAAGCTGTTGGGTCTGACGGCGGTGTTCGCCGCGCCGTTGCTGGTCGCGGCGGTGCTGTACGCATTCAGCGACTGGTTGCCGTTGCCGGCGCCGGTCTCCAATGGCGAATTGGTTTCGCCGCCACGGACAGTAAAAGAGTTTGAGCTGCAAACGCTAAAGGGCCGACGGCTGACCCGCGGGTTTCTGCGCAGCAAATGGACGCTTTTGTATGTCGGTGGCAGCCGTTGCGATCTCTGGTGCGAGGCCAGTCTGTTCAAGATCCGGCAGGTGCGCCTGAGTCTGGGCCGCGATCAGAGCAGGGTGCAGCGTCTGTTCGTGTTAACCGATACCAGGGCGCTGCGAGCGCTGCGACCGCTGTTGCGCCGTCATGCCGGCATGACCGTGGCGCAGGCGCAGAGCAGAAACACGCTGCGCTCTTTTGGCGCGCATCTAAGCGGCACGTTTTTTCTGGTCGACCCGCATGGCAACCTGATGATGCGTTACGCGCCTCGCGCGACCGCCAAGGGCTTGCAGCAAGATCTGGATCATCTGCTTGAGGCGTCCCGGATTGGCTGA
- a CDS encoding SURF1 family protein has product MLITLFIALGIWQLNRAEEKQAILNSYALRSQLPPAALPLPLTNAGRWRYRHVEVTGRFDSDHQFLLDNQVRGGQAGYQVLTPLRVSGEQGLLVDRGWIPLGASRERLPEIPVSHASVTLRGTIYVAHEQGFSLGGMDAGETGWPRRVQFVDFKRMGARIDLALVGASLRLDPESPYCYRCAWQVAPFTPERHLGYAVQWFAMALALLIIVIVVNVKRNESTRE; this is encoded by the coding sequence GTGCTAATAACACTGTTTATCGCGCTGGGTATTTGGCAGCTTAACAGGGCGGAGGAAAAGCAGGCAATCCTCAATAGCTACGCGTTGCGCAGTCAGCTGCCGCCCGCGGCGCTACCATTGCCGTTAACGAACGCGGGACGCTGGCGATATCGGCACGTTGAAGTCACCGGTCGCTTCGATTCCGATCACCAATTTTTGCTGGATAATCAGGTGCGAGGTGGGCAGGCGGGTTACCAGGTACTGACGCCGCTGCGCGTTAGCGGCGAACAAGGCCTGCTTGTAGACCGGGGCTGGATACCATTGGGTGCCAGTCGCGAACGATTGCCTGAGATTCCGGTATCGCACGCCAGCGTCACCCTGCGTGGCACGATTTATGTAGCACACGAGCAAGGCTTCAGTCTCGGCGGTATGGATGCGGGCGAGACCGGCTGGCCGCGGCGGGTCCAGTTCGTGGACTTCAAGCGGATGGGCGCGCGCATCGACCTTGCGCTGGTGGGCGCAAGTCTGCGGCTGGACCCTGAATCACCCTATTGCTACCGATGCGCATGGCAGGTCGCGCCGTTCACGCCCGAGCGGCATCTGGGGTACGCGGTGCAATGGTTCGCCATGGCGCTCGCATTGTTGATTATAGTGATTGTCGTGAACGTGAAACGTAACGAATCCACTCGTGAATAG